One stretch of Amycolatopsis sp. NBC_00345 DNA includes these proteins:
- a CDS encoding cytochrome P450 — translation MDTTGIPHRPGRLPVLGDLIGSNPRTPLQDTVRLGRQLGPIFTRRLIGLELVFASGIDLVTELNDEKRFTKHVGLGVRNLRAIAGDGLFTAYGTEPNWRFAHDILMPAFTGEAMRGYHPIMVDVARELVASWDAKDSVDVAADMTRLTLETIGRAGFGYSFGSFEREEPHPFVTAMIRALRFAQMQGIKLPFVRRALAGSVKQNRADIALMNTVVDEVIDARRHDDDPGRDLLGLMLSQSHPETGAKLDPVNVRNQAITFVVAGHETTSGALSFALYYLTQHPELLARARAEVDAVWGDREPAFADVMKLRYVRRVLDEAMRLWPTAPGYAREAREDVLLGGRYRMRKGDWVLVPLPLLHRDPAAWGPDAESFDPDRFEPAAVKKRPAQAYKPFGTGERACIGRQFALHEAVLALGMVLQRYDFTPDPAYRLKIAESLTLKPEGFRLGIRPRAAAEPRTAAASQTA, via the coding sequence GTGGACACCACCGGCATCCCGCACCGTCCGGGCCGGCTGCCCGTGCTCGGCGACCTGATCGGCTCGAACCCGCGCACGCCGTTACAGGACACCGTGCGCCTGGGCCGGCAGCTGGGCCCGATCTTCACGCGCCGGCTGATCGGCCTCGAGCTGGTCTTCGCCTCCGGGATCGACCTCGTCACGGAGCTGAACGACGAGAAGCGGTTCACCAAGCACGTCGGCCTCGGCGTCCGGAACCTCCGCGCGATCGCCGGCGACGGGCTGTTCACCGCCTACGGCACCGAGCCCAACTGGCGGTTCGCGCACGACATCCTGATGCCCGCCTTCACCGGCGAGGCGATGCGCGGCTACCACCCGATCATGGTGGACGTCGCGCGTGAGCTGGTCGCCTCCTGGGACGCCAAGGACTCGGTCGACGTCGCCGCGGACATGACCCGGCTGACGCTCGAGACCATCGGCCGCGCCGGCTTCGGGTACAGCTTCGGCTCTTTCGAGCGCGAAGAGCCGCACCCGTTCGTCACGGCCATGATCCGCGCGCTGCGCTTCGCTCAGATGCAGGGCATCAAGCTGCCGTTCGTCCGCCGCGCGCTGGCGGGCTCGGTGAAGCAGAACCGGGCCGACATCGCGCTGATGAACACCGTGGTGGACGAGGTGATCGACGCCCGCCGCCACGACGACGACCCGGGCCGCGACCTGCTGGGGCTGATGCTCAGCCAGAGCCACCCGGAGACCGGCGCGAAGCTGGACCCGGTGAACGTCCGGAACCAGGCCATCACCTTCGTCGTCGCGGGCCACGAGACGACGTCCGGCGCGCTGTCGTTCGCGCTGTACTACCTGACCCAGCACCCGGAACTGCTCGCCCGGGCGCGCGCCGAGGTGGACGCCGTGTGGGGCGACCGCGAGCCGGCGTTCGCCGACGTGATGAAGCTCCGCTACGTCCGCCGTGTCCTCGACGAGGCGATGCGCCTGTGGCCCACCGCGCCGGGATACGCCCGCGAAGCGCGTGAGGACGTGCTGCTGGGCGGGCGTTATCGAATGCGCAAGGGGGACTGGGTGCTCGTGCCGCTGCCGCTGCTGCACCGCGACCCGGCGGCGTGGGGCCCGGACGCGGAGTCCTTCGACCCGGACCGCTTCGAGCCGGCGGCGGTGAAGAAGCGCCCGGCCCAGGCGTACAAGCCGTTCGGCACGGGGGAGCGCGCGTGCATCGGCCGCCAGTTCGCCCTGCACGAAGCCGTGCTGGCGCTGGGCATGGTGCTGCAGCGGTACGACTTCACCCCGGACCCGGCCTACCGGCTGAAGATCGCCGAATCCCTGACCCTGAAGCCGGAGGGCTTCCGGCTGGGCATCCGGCCCCGCGCGGCCGCCGAGCCCCGGACCGCCGCGGCGTCGCAGACGGCCTGA
- a CDS encoding peptidoglycan-binding domain-containing protein — protein sequence MRTKVAVLTALIALTVAAPAQAGAATTALPAVSMEAVLKAAQIDPRRADSTQTPGAHDGVLLVEQALNAKGLLDPKYVDGYFGTTTITAYSQYQKSLGYTGIDASGLPGKTSLEKLGASRFTVTAVISAGSHVTYHGVTLNARTKAMLVAAEGLLGSQVGLTQGSYNPGGVDASAGTHDGGGAFDVSVAGLSAAARTNIAKNLRKVGFAAWVRTPSQGDWGYHVHAIALSDPDLSSGAQHQAGDYYLGYNGLADHGADDGPAVTPKLTWEEYQRG from the coding sequence ATGCGCACGAAAGTCGCCGTACTGACGGCACTCATCGCACTCACCGTGGCGGCGCCGGCCCAAGCCGGTGCCGCCACCACGGCACTGCCCGCGGTGAGCATGGAAGCCGTGCTCAAGGCCGCCCAGATCGACCCGCGCCGCGCCGACTCGACGCAGACGCCGGGCGCGCACGACGGCGTCCTGCTCGTCGAACAGGCCCTCAACGCCAAGGGCCTGCTGGACCCCAAGTACGTCGACGGGTACTTCGGCACCACGACCATCACGGCCTACTCGCAGTACCAGAAGTCCCTCGGCTACACCGGAATCGACGCCTCGGGACTGCCGGGCAAGACGTCGCTGGAGAAGCTCGGCGCCAGCCGCTTCACCGTCACCGCCGTGATCTCCGCCGGCAGCCACGTCACCTACCACGGGGTCACGCTGAACGCCCGCACCAAGGCGATGCTGGTCGCCGCGGAGGGGCTGCTCGGCTCTCAGGTCGGCCTCACGCAGGGCTCCTACAACCCGGGCGGGGTCGACGCTTCGGCGGGCACGCACGACGGCGGCGGCGCGTTCGACGTCTCCGTGGCGGGCCTGTCCGCCGCGGCCCGCACGAACATCGCGAAGAACCTGCGCAAGGTCGGCTTCGCCGCCTGGGTCCGCACCCCGTCCCAGGGCGACTGGGGTTACCACGTGCACGCGATCGCGCTGTCCGACCCGGACCTGTCCTCCGGCGCCCAGCACCAGGCCGGCGACTACTACCTGGGGTACAACGGCCTGGCCGACCACGGCGCCGACGACGGCCCGGCGGTCACCCCGAAGCTGACCTGGGAGGAGTACCAGCGCGGCTGA
- a CDS encoding DUF6745 domain-containing protein: MTAPRGPGARASLDRKPPEQESLDRERWFRAVGLRAEWLGHALSCAPADRAAAEAATVSLYALHHRPPPRFVWVGSPAAARRHLPPDPVLSTTAPVPLESRIAGALWTLRRRLERHLDVDRDGFGRRLEEPAEPLTALRSGTPLRTVLDAGVHGALRQSVHESVAGLIRAALPARPRFGWYGQQEAHWIAHYDIHRRLGARFSASDTAHLGLWAALARSCGWWWPREDVCVLSDRPQEIHTEPIAGGAYGEIRLHNAEGPAVLFRDGWSCYAWHGTAVPPWVIESPTAERITEERNTEVRRCAIERIGWPEFIAQAGLSLVARAPDPGNPGAELLLYDAPYRQKGASARLLLAVNGSQERDGTRRRYGLHVPPWFDDALDAAGWSYGLTGAQYAGLLRRT; the protein is encoded by the coding sequence GTGACCGCGCCTCGCGGGCCGGGTGCCCGCGCTTCTCTTGACCGAAAACCCCCTGAGCAAGAATCTCTTGACCGGGAACGCTGGTTCCGTGCCGTCGGCCTGAGAGCCGAATGGCTGGGGCACGCGCTGTCCTGCGCGCCCGCGGACCGGGCGGCGGCCGAGGCCGCGACAGTCTCGCTCTACGCGCTGCACCACCGTCCGCCGCCGCGGTTCGTCTGGGTCGGTTCTCCCGCCGCGGCCAGGAGGCACCTGCCGCCGGACCCGGTGTTGTCCACCACCGCCCCGGTGCCGCTGGAGAGCCGGATCGCCGGTGCACTGTGGACGTTGCGGCGACGGCTGGAACGCCACCTCGACGTCGACCGCGACGGGTTCGGCCGGCGGCTGGAGGAGCCGGCCGAACCGTTGACAGCCCTGCGTTCCGGCACTCCCCTGCGCACCGTCCTGGACGCCGGTGTGCACGGGGCGCTCCGGCAGAGCGTGCACGAGTCCGTGGCCGGGCTGATCCGGGCCGCGCTGCCCGCGCGGCCCCGGTTCGGCTGGTACGGCCAGCAGGAAGCGCACTGGATCGCGCACTACGACATCCACCGCCGGCTGGGCGCGCGGTTCAGCGCGTCCGACACCGCGCACCTCGGGCTGTGGGCCGCATTGGCCCGGTCCTGCGGCTGGTGGTGGCCGCGCGAAGACGTCTGCGTGCTGTCCGACCGTCCACAAGAGATCCACACCGAGCCGATCGCCGGCGGCGCGTACGGCGAAATCCGGCTGCACAACGCGGAAGGGCCCGCCGTGCTCTTCCGCGACGGCTGGTCGTGCTACGCCTGGCATGGCACAGCCGTGCCGCCATGGGTGATCGAATCCCCGACCGCCGAGCGCATCACCGAGGAGCGCAACACCGAGGTCCGCCGGTGCGCGATCGAGCGGATCGGCTGGCCGGAGTTCATCGCGCAGGCCGGGCTCTCGCTCGTGGCCCGGGCGCCGGACCCGGGCAACCCCGGCGCCGAACTGCTGCTCTACGACGCGCCGTACCGGCAGAAAGGCGCGTCCGCCCGGCTGTTACTGGCGGTCAACGGCTCCCAGGAACGCGACGGCACCCGCCGCCGCTACGGGCTGCACGTCCCGCCGTGGTTCGACGACGCGCTCGACGCCGCCGGCTGGTCGTACGGGCTCACCGGAGCCCAGTACGCCGGCCTTCTCCGCCGTACCTGA
- a CDS encoding GNAT family N-acetyltransferase → MTDVEVVTAADLRLMQGLAQRVAAARLDLVNADASFGGLGWNWGKGHASDGESRPRRLWFSGGELVAWGWAQLPRQVRRSDGSVQDITGAYLAYQVHPDHAGLVDEVIGWYDDTAAGLERTVVPSAADEFGLNRWAAHGYEPDLAELGDTGSWTQLNERDLTDLEPPVLPDGFRFRTAGEAGPAAAVRAHLDAWPRSAYTAESYQGVRRTPGYRDDLHLLVEAPDGTMASSTIMWLDEVNKTAEFEPVGTRPDYRRQGLGRAMLLHGMHLVKAAGATQMTVACLGAPGHPKARGLYYSVGFRELSRDAPLIKND, encoded by the coding sequence ATGACCGACGTCGAGGTGGTGACCGCCGCGGACCTGCGGCTCATGCAGGGCCTGGCGCAGCGGGTCGCCGCCGCGCGCCTGGACCTGGTGAACGCGGACGCCTCGTTCGGCGGGCTGGGCTGGAACTGGGGCAAGGGGCACGCGAGTGACGGCGAGAGCCGGCCGCGCCGGTTGTGGTTCTCCGGCGGGGAGCTGGTGGCCTGGGGCTGGGCCCAGCTTCCGCGCCAGGTGCGGCGCAGCGACGGTTCGGTGCAGGACATCACCGGCGCCTATCTCGCGTATCAGGTCCATCCCGATCACGCCGGGCTGGTCGACGAGGTGATCGGCTGGTACGACGACACCGCGGCGGGCCTCGAGCGCACGGTGGTGCCGAGCGCCGCCGACGAGTTCGGCCTGAATCGGTGGGCGGCGCACGGTTACGAGCCCGACCTGGCCGAGCTCGGCGACACGGGGTCCTGGACCCAGCTCAACGAGCGGGACCTCACCGACCTGGAACCGCCGGTGCTGCCGGACGGATTCCGGTTCCGCACCGCCGGCGAGGCCGGGCCGGCGGCCGCGGTCCGGGCTCACCTGGACGCCTGGCCTCGCTCGGCTTACACGGCCGAGAGTTACCAGGGCGTCCGGCGGACGCCGGGGTACCGCGACGACCTGCACCTCCTGGTGGAGGCGCCGGACGGGACGATGGCGAGCTCGACGATCATGTGGCTCGACGAAGTGAACAAGACCGCCGAGTTCGAGCCGGTCGGCACGCGTCCGGACTACCGGCGGCAGGGGCTGGGCCGGGCGATGCTGCTGCACGGGATGCACCTGGTGAAGGCGGCCGGGGCCACGCAGATGACGGTCGCATGCCTGGGGGCACCGGGGCATCCCAAGGCGCGCGGGCTGTACTACAGCGTCGGGTTCCGGGAGTTGTCGCGGGACGCTCCATTGATCAAAAACGACTGA
- a CDS encoding glycoside hydrolase family 35 protein: MSPVSRRSFLAAATTGLGSTVVGSTVLGSTVLGSTVFAGPAGAQGRRGLSVSGERFLLDGKPFQIVSGAIHYFRIHPDQWRDRLERLRALGLNTVETYVAWNFHQPTPGAPDFTGWRDLPRFIRLAGELGLRVIVRPSPYICAEWEFGGLPSWLLADRELELRCQDPAYLRAVDAWYDHLVPRLAPLEAQHGGPVIAAQIENEYGSYGNDTGYLAHLRDGLRARGMDSLLFVADGASEFFMRFGSLPGTLEVGTGDGDPKPSIDALKKFQPGKPVMMAEFWDGWFDHWGEPHHTRDPAQMAGYVDTLLATGASVNLYMACGGTNFGFTSGANTSGATYQPTVTSYDYDSPVGEAGDLGAKFTALRDVIGKYTKVPGGPLPGRSPRLPAQTVRPDATASLLGSLDALSRPVRSANPKPMESVGQSTGLIHYRTTVQGPHSGTLGIHGLADRALVFAGGNEIGVLDRNSPDGTVALTFEEPENQLDILVDAMGRVNYGPYLADRKGIDGWVAMNTQQKLFGWEIRPLPLDDLSRLVFTTDAPGPGPSFHRATATVGEPADGFVALPGWEKGIVWLNGFNLGRYWKVGPQRTLYAPKPLWRKGANEIIVLELHQPGTTIEIGPEAQLG, from the coding sequence ATGAGTCCAGTCAGCAGGAGGAGTTTCCTCGCCGCGGCCACCACCGGGCTGGGCAGCACGGTGGTGGGCAGCACGGTGTTGGGTAGCACGGTGTTGGGTAGCACCGTGTTCGCCGGTCCGGCCGGAGCGCAGGGACGGCGAGGGCTCAGCGTCTCCGGCGAGCGGTTCCTGCTGGACGGCAAGCCGTTCCAGATCGTCTCCGGCGCGATCCACTACTTCCGGATTCACCCGGACCAGTGGCGCGACCGGCTGGAGCGGCTGCGGGCGCTGGGCCTGAACACCGTCGAGACCTACGTGGCGTGGAACTTCCACCAGCCGACACCGGGCGCGCCGGACTTCACCGGCTGGCGCGACCTGCCTCGGTTCATCCGCCTCGCGGGCGAGCTGGGCCTGCGGGTGATCGTGCGGCCCAGCCCGTACATCTGCGCGGAGTGGGAGTTCGGCGGGCTGCCGTCGTGGCTGCTCGCCGACCGGGAGCTGGAGCTGCGCTGCCAGGACCCGGCGTACCTCAGGGCCGTCGACGCCTGGTACGACCACCTCGTGCCGCGGCTCGCGCCGCTGGAGGCCCAGCACGGCGGGCCGGTCATCGCCGCGCAGATCGAAAACGAGTACGGCAGCTACGGCAACGACACCGGCTACCTCGCGCACCTGCGTGACGGGTTGCGGGCCCGCGGGATGGACAGCCTGCTGTTCGTCGCCGACGGCGCGTCCGAGTTCTTCATGCGGTTCGGCTCGCTGCCGGGCACGCTGGAGGTCGGCACCGGCGACGGCGACCCGAAGCCGAGCATCGACGCGCTGAAGAAGTTCCAGCCCGGAAAGCCGGTGATGATGGCGGAGTTCTGGGACGGCTGGTTCGACCACTGGGGCGAGCCGCACCACACGCGCGACCCGGCGCAGATGGCAGGTTACGTCGACACCCTGCTCGCCACCGGCGCGTCGGTGAACCTGTACATGGCCTGTGGCGGCACCAACTTCGGTTTCACCAGCGGCGCCAACACCTCCGGCGCCACCTACCAGCCGACGGTCACCAGCTACGACTACGACTCCCCGGTCGGCGAGGCCGGCGACCTCGGCGCCAAGTTCACCGCGCTGCGCGACGTGATCGGCAAGTACACGAAGGTGCCCGGCGGCCCGCTCCCCGGACGTTCGCCTCGGCTGCCCGCCCAAACGGTGCGGCCGGACGCGACCGCGTCACTGCTCGGCTCGCTGGACGCGCTGTCACGGCCGGTGCGCTCGGCGAACCCGAAGCCGATGGAGAGCGTCGGCCAGTCGACCGGCCTGATCCACTACCGGACAACGGTGCAGGGCCCGCACTCCGGCACGCTGGGCATCCACGGGCTCGCCGACCGGGCGCTGGTTTTCGCCGGTGGCAACGAGATCGGGGTGCTCGATCGCAATTCACCGGACGGCACCGTCGCGCTGACCTTCGAGGAGCCGGAGAACCAGCTGGACATCCTGGTCGACGCGATGGGCCGGGTGAACTACGGCCCGTACCTGGCCGACCGCAAGGGCATCGACGGCTGGGTCGCGATGAACACGCAGCAGAAGCTGTTCGGCTGGGAGATCCGGCCGTTGCCGCTGGACGACCTGTCCCGGCTCGTGTTCACCACGGACGCCCCGGGCCCCGGGCCGTCCTTCCACCGCGCCACGGCGACCGTCGGCGAGCCCGCGGACGGGTTCGTCGCGCTGCCGGGCTGGGAGAAGGGCATCGTCTGGCTCAACGGGTTCAACCTCGGACGCTACTGGAAGGTTGGTCCACAACGGACTCTTTACGCGCCGAAGCCACTGTGGCGTAAGGGAGCGAACGAGATCATCGTCCTGGAGCTGCACCAGCCGGGCACCACGATCGAGATCGGGCCGGAGGCCCAGCTCGGCTGA
- a CDS encoding beta-N-acetylhexosaminidase family protein: MPVPTRMRLHLLAAVVVAGATASSLAIGATPAAAAVPSAALPSAALPPVSPTPQSLTRGSADVRVPGSAVLVVDGATDPAAKDLLTTLLQQHGARSITTVAPGQPTGHGRLVVRLGGADRPDIVTALGSVTVPDQAEGYALRSPKSAELAVGGRDAAGQYYGVQTLRQLFVRSGRGWAVSGAAVRDWPNMALRGSIEGFYGPPWTTADRLRQIGFLSEVKANSYVYSAKDDAYLRSRWRDPYPADQLATLGQLVQAAESQHVDFTYALSPGVSICFSSPTDLAAVTAKLQSVYDLGVRSFSMPFDDISYTRWNCDADQAAYGAPGQAAAGKAQVALLNTVTEQFIKTHDGARPLQTVPTEYSDLADSPYKTELREHLDPSVVVQWTGTAVVPSSITNEQAKQVSTLYGRKVFLWDNYPVNDYEESAGRLLLAPYGHREAGLSQYLNGIVSNPMNQEAASEIAEFGVADFAWNDAAYSPDRSWPLALSRLAGGDPRASAAMLVFADLEHLAPASAPTPWQPQAPALAAKTASFWQRWDAGDRDGAARALRPYAQQIKDAAAVIRGGRVVPAFVDEAKPWLDATVLWGGAMADQLDALVASAHGDTATAQRLTASADALTTQATAVKTGNTNPWGVRQALVGDGVLDAFIAKARAATVG, from the coding sequence ATGCCTGTCCCCACCAGGATGCGTCTCCATCTGCTCGCCGCCGTTGTCGTGGCCGGCGCCACCGCCTCGTCACTGGCCATCGGCGCGACGCCGGCCGCCGCGGCCGTCCCCTCCGCCGCACTGCCCTCAGCCGCGCTGCCCCCGGTATCGCCGACGCCGCAGTCCTTGACGCGCGGCTCCGCGGACGTGCGGGTGCCCGGCTCGGCCGTGCTCGTCGTCGACGGCGCCACCGACCCGGCGGCGAAGGACCTGCTCACGACGTTGCTCCAGCAGCACGGCGCCCGCTCGATCACCACGGTCGCGCCCGGGCAGCCCACCGGCCACGGCCGGCTGGTGGTCCGCCTCGGCGGCGCGGACCGGCCGGACATCGTCACCGCGCTGGGCTCCGTGACCGTGCCGGACCAGGCGGAGGGGTACGCGCTGCGCTCGCCGAAGTCCGCCGAACTGGCCGTCGGCGGCCGGGACGCGGCCGGGCAGTACTACGGCGTGCAGACGCTGCGCCAGCTGTTCGTGCGGTCCGGCCGGGGCTGGGCCGTGAGCGGCGCCGCCGTGCGGGACTGGCCGAACATGGCGTTGCGCGGCTCTATCGAGGGGTTCTACGGACCGCCGTGGACCACCGCAGACCGGCTGCGGCAGATCGGCTTCCTCAGTGAGGTCAAGGCGAATTCCTATGTCTACAGCGCGAAGGACGACGCGTACCTGCGCTCGCGCTGGCGTGACCCGTACCCGGCCGACCAACTGGCCACGCTCGGTCAGCTCGTGCAGGCCGCCGAAAGCCAGCACGTCGACTTCACGTACGCGCTTTCGCCCGGCGTCTCGATCTGCTTCTCCTCGCCCACCGACCTCGCCGCGGTGACCGCGAAACTCCAGTCGGTCTACGACCTCGGCGTCCGGTCGTTCTCCATGCCCTTCGACGACATCTCGTACACGAGGTGGAACTGCGACGCCGACCAGGCGGCGTACGGCGCCCCCGGCCAGGCCGCCGCGGGCAAGGCGCAGGTGGCGCTGCTCAACACCGTCACCGAGCAGTTCATCAAGACCCACGACGGGGCGCGGCCGCTGCAGACCGTGCCGACCGAGTACAGCGACCTCGCGGACTCGCCGTACAAGACCGAGCTGCGGGAGCACCTGGACCCGTCGGTGGTGGTGCAGTGGACCGGCACCGCCGTGGTGCCGTCCAGCATCACCAACGAGCAGGCCAAGCAGGTGTCCACATTGTACGGACGCAAGGTGTTCCTCTGGGACAACTACCCGGTGAACGACTACGAGGAGTCCGCCGGACGGCTGCTGCTCGCGCCGTACGGGCACCGTGAGGCCGGTCTTTCCCAGTACCTCAACGGGATCGTGTCGAACCCGATGAACCAGGAGGCGGCCAGCGAGATCGCCGAATTCGGCGTCGCGGACTTCGCCTGGAACGACGCGGCCTACTCGCCGGACCGCTCGTGGCCGCTGGCACTCAGCCGGCTCGCCGGCGGCGACCCGCGGGCCAGCGCGGCGATGCTGGTGTTCGCCGACCTGGAGCACCTGGCGCCGGCGTCCGCGCCCACCCCGTGGCAGCCGCAGGCGCCCGCGCTCGCCGCGAAGACGGCGTCGTTCTGGCAACGCTGGGACGCCGGTGACCGCGACGGCGCGGCGCGCGCGCTGCGGCCCTACGCCCAGCAGATCAAGGACGCCGCGGCCGTCATCCGCGGCGGCCGGGTCGTCCCCGCGTTCGTCGACGAGGCCAAGCCCTGGCTGGACGCCACCGTGCTGTGGGGCGGCGCCATGGCCGACCAGCTCGACGCGCTCGTCGCTTCGGCCCACGGCGACACCGCGACCGCCCAGCGGCTCACCGCGTCCGCGGATGCCCTGACCACGCAGGCGACAGCGGTCAAGACCGGCAACACCAACCCCTGGGGCGTCCGGCAGGCCCTGGTCGGCGACGGGGTGCTGGACGCGTTCATCGCCAAGGCCCGCGCCGCGACCGTCGGCTGA
- a CDS encoding alpha-L-fucosidase: MPISTRRGPLVLSVLALAALGLSSPPAAATPAGCTGSIRPAAIIPVQPCDGMDRILAKAAAVVPRAGQLAWQQRPVTGFTHFGMNTFTDREWGSGAERESTFAPQRAGTDQWMRSMKAAGITQVMLTVKHHDGFVLYPTRYSNHSVIASPWWIQGCAGDDPARTAAQQARTQDPSAFWQVRATGCANPRGDLLRDYVDSARAAGLKVGVYLSPADGAELPASFFAKEVQRIEAKVAAGQQLSIEEQATYEDRAFAPSGQGRYGSGSAVTERTVPSLVPGDDRAAALAAGRLPRFTVREDDYNSYYLNQLYELFTQYGPIDELWLDGANPWRDNGISEDYDFTTWFRMIHALSPDTVTFAGPAGVRWVGNESGQARETEWSPLPTSGDPNTAHNEELFIGGATTDDLGSRQVLADPSVRYLQWAPAESDVSLRPGWFFHASEQPKTAAQLVDIYRRTAGRNSSLLLNVPPAKDGTVPPEDSAALAGFGASVAATQAVNLAKPGPGDRPAPGVDAVTDDALTTSWSPPRGAREGTLDLPLPGPTTFDQIRLGEDVSRGQHIEGATVQAEVDGAWRTVATVTTVGYTRLVTLPAPVTADRVRIVLTQARATPYLATVALYRTVPPLPPYPPPG, encoded by the coding sequence ATGCCGATCTCGACGCGCCGAGGGCCGCTGGTTCTGAGCGTGCTGGCGCTGGCCGCGCTCGGGCTGAGCAGCCCACCGGCCGCGGCCACCCCGGCTGGGTGCACCGGCTCGATCCGGCCCGCCGCCATCATCCCCGTGCAGCCGTGCGACGGCATGGACCGGATCCTGGCCAAGGCCGCCGCCGTCGTGCCGCGCGCGGGGCAGCTGGCGTGGCAGCAGCGGCCGGTCACCGGGTTCACGCACTTCGGCATGAACACCTTCACCGACCGGGAGTGGGGCTCGGGCGCCGAGCGGGAGTCGACGTTCGCGCCGCAGCGGGCCGGCACGGACCAGTGGATGCGCTCGATGAAGGCGGCCGGCATCACGCAGGTGATGCTGACCGTCAAGCACCACGACGGTTTTGTGCTCTACCCGACCCGCTATTCGAACCACTCGGTGATCGCCAGCCCGTGGTGGATCCAGGGCTGTGCCGGGGACGACCCGGCGCGCACCGCCGCGCAGCAGGCCAGGACGCAGGACCCGTCGGCCTTCTGGCAGGTCCGCGCCACCGGCTGCGCCAACCCGCGCGGCGACCTCCTGCGCGACTACGTGGACTCCGCCCGCGCGGCCGGGCTGAAGGTCGGCGTTTACCTCTCCCCCGCGGACGGCGCCGAGCTGCCCGCGTCGTTCTTCGCCAAGGAAGTCCAGCGGATCGAGGCGAAGGTCGCCGCCGGGCAGCAGCTGTCGATCGAGGAGCAGGCGACCTACGAGGACCGCGCCTTCGCCCCGTCGGGACAGGGCCGGTACGGCTCGGGCAGCGCGGTCACCGAGCGCACCGTCCCGAGCCTGGTGCCGGGTGACGACCGCGCCGCCGCGCTCGCGGCCGGCCGGCTGCCCCGGTTCACCGTCCGCGAGGACGACTACAACAGCTACTACCTCAACCAGCTGTACGAGCTGTTCACCCAGTACGGGCCGATCGACGAGCTGTGGCTCGACGGCGCGAACCCCTGGCGGGACAACGGGATCAGCGAGGACTACGACTTCACCACGTGGTTCCGGATGATCCACGCCCTCTCGCCGGACACGGTCACCTTCGCCGGTCCCGCCGGCGTCCGCTGGGTCGGCAACGAGTCCGGCCAGGCGCGGGAGACGGAGTGGAGCCCGCTGCCGACGTCCGGCGATCCGAACACGGCCCACAACGAGGAGCTGTTCATCGGCGGGGCGACCACCGACGACCTCGGCTCGCGCCAGGTGCTCGCCGACCCGTCCGTGCGCTACCTGCAGTGGGCGCCCGCGGAGTCCGACGTTTCGCTGCGTCCGGGCTGGTTCTTCCACGCGAGCGAACAGCCGAAGACCGCGGCGCAACTGGTCGACATCTACCGGCGAACGGCCGGGCGCAACTCGTCGCTGCTGCTGAACGTGCCGCCCGCCAAGGACGGAACCGTGCCGCCCGAGGACAGCGCCGCGCTCGCGGGCTTCGGCGCTTCGGTGGCGGCGACCCAGGCCGTGAACCTCGCGAAACCCGGGCCGGGCGACCGGCCGGCACCGGGAGTCGACGCGGTGACCGACGATGCGCTCACCACCTCGTGGTCCCCGCCCCGCGGCGCGCGGGAGGGCACGCTCGACCTGCCGCTGCCGGGACCCACGACGTTCGACCAGATCCGCCTCGGCGAGGACGTCAGCCGCGGCCAGCACATCGAAGGCGCCACCGTCCAGGCCGAGGTCGACGGGGCCTGGCGGACGGTCGCGACCGTGACCACCGTCGGCTACACCCGCCTGGTCACGCTGCCGGCGCCGGTGACCGCCGACCGCGTCCGGATTGTCCTCACGCAGGCGCGGGCCACCCCGTACCTGGCGACCGTCGCCCTCTACCGCACCGTGCCCCCGTTACCCCCCTACCCCCCGCCCGGCTAA